The DNA sequence CGGGTGGGGTCCGAGGACCACTGCGACCACGAGCCCGCGTAGAGCGGGGCGGGAGCGTCCGGCTTCGTGATGCCGGCCACTTCCAGGGCCAGGACCACGGACGACGCCGTGACGCCGGACCCGCAGTAGGCCGCCACCGGGCGGTCCGGGGAGACGCCGATCGCCTCGAAGCGCTCGGCCAGCGCCGCGGCGGGCAGCCAGCGGCCGTCGGACGTGTGGCCCGAGGTCGGCGCGTTCAGCGCGCCCGGGATGTGGCCGGCGCGCGGGTCGACCGGCTCGGCCTCGCCCCGGTAGCGCTCGGGCGCGCGGGCGTCGAGCAGCGTGCCGGACGCGGTGAACGCGGCGGCCCCGTCGGCGTCCAGCACCGGCATCGAGCCCGGCCGCACCTCGATGTCACCGGGAACAGGCGTCGGCGTGTCGGCGTTGACCGGATGGCCCTCGGCGGTCCACGCCGCGTAGCCGCCGTCCAGGACCGCCACCTCCGGGTGACCGGCCCACCGCAGCAGCCACCACGCACGGGCGGCGACCGAGCCGTCACCGCCGTCGTAGGCCACGACCGGGTGATGGCGGCGGACGCCCGCGGCGCGCAGCACGGCCTGGAGCGCCGCCGGGTCCGGCAGCGGGTGGCGGCCACCGGCTCCCGGCGGGGCGGACAGCTCGGTGTCCAGGTCGACGTAGACGGCACCGGGAACGTGCCCGACCTCGTAGTCTTGACGTCCCGGCGGTCCGCCCAGTCGCCAGCGGACGTCGAGCACGACGGGTGGTTCGGCCCCGTCCAGCGCGGCGGCCAGGGCTTCGGTGCTGATCAGTGGGTGCACGGCACCATCCTGCACCCGTGACCGGCCGACTAGCATTGACGCCATACGAAGGGGAGCGGGTGTGAACGAGCTCATCGACACTACCGAGATGTACCTCCGCACGATCTACGAGCTCGAAGAAGAGGGCGTAGTGCCTCTGCGCGCGCGGATCGCCGAGCGGCTGGCGCAGAGCGGTCCGACGGTCAGCCAGACGGTCGGGCGGATGGAGCGCGACGGCCTGGTCATCGTGGCGGACGACCGCCACCTGGAGCTGACCGAGCAGGGTCGCAACCTGGCCATCGCGGTCATGCGCAAGCACCGGCTCGCCGAGCGCCTCCTGGTCGACATCATCGGCCTGGAGTGGGAGCACGTGCACAGCGAGGCGTGCCGCTGGGAGCACGTCATGAGCGAGGCCGTCGAGCGCAAGCTGGTCAAGCTCCTCGGCAACCCGACCACCTCGCCCTACGGCAACCCCATCCCGGGTCTGGACAAGCTGGGCGACGGCGAGCCCGCCCCGGCGGCCGAGGCGGACCTCGTGCGCGTGGACGAGGTGGCCCGGCGCGGCGGCGGTCGCGTCGAGGTGCGCCGGATCGCCGAGCACGTGCAGCTCGACCCGGACCTGATGGCCGAGCTGAAGGCCGCCGGCGTGGTGCCGGGCGGCACGGTCGAGATCGACTCGATGGGCGGCGCGAAGGTCATCCAGGTGCGTGGCAACGGCACGGTCGCCGAGCTGGACCCGGCGGTGGCGCACGCCGTCCTGGTGCAGGCCCGGTGAGCCCTGCGCGGCGCGCGATCGCCGCGTTCACCCGGGTGCACGGCGCCGCGCCGAAAGGGGTGTGGTCCGCGCCCGGTCGGGTGAACCTGATCGGGGAGCACACGGATTACAACGACGGTTTCGTGCTGCCGTTCGCTTTGCCGTACCGGACGGCGGTGGCCGCGTCACCGCGGGATGACGGCCGGT is a window from the Saccharothrix saharensis genome containing:
- a CDS encoding sulfurtransferase, with amino-acid sequence MHPLISTEALAAALDGAEPPVVLDVRWRLGGPPGRQDYEVGHVPGAVYVDLDTELSAPPGAGGRHPLPDPAALQAVLRAAGVRRHHPVVAYDGGDGSVAARAWWLLRWAGHPEVAVLDGGYAAWTAEGHPVNADTPTPVPGDIEVRPGSMPVLDADGAAAFTASGTLLDARAPERYRGEAEPVDPRAGHIPGALNAPTSGHTSDGRWLPAAALAERFEAIGVSPDRPVAAYCGSGVTASSVVLALEVAGITKPDAPAPLYAGSWSQWSSDPTRPAATGPEAG
- a CDS encoding metal-dependent transcriptional regulator, which encodes MNELIDTTEMYLRTIYELEEEGVVPLRARIAERLAQSGPTVSQTVGRMERDGLVIVADDRHLELTEQGRNLAIAVMRKHRLAERLLVDIIGLEWEHVHSEACRWEHVMSEAVERKLVKLLGNPTTSPYGNPIPGLDKLGDGEPAPAAEADLVRVDEVARRGGGRVEVRRIAEHVQLDPDLMAELKAAGVVPGGTVEIDSMGGAKVIQVRGNGTVAELDPAVAHAVLVQAR